The Xyrauchen texanus isolate HMW12.3.18 chromosome 38, RBS_HiC_50CHRs, whole genome shotgun sequence genome window below encodes:
- the LOC127632033 gene encoding uncharacterized protein LOC127632033 codes for MVFTLLQRAILVHFLLPLCTESVKGEIVNIDTLGRIKTFLHENYEIGQYAAAINVPKEQCQVNFSPSTDTFLKDDKGENVKNIIKGDEYPVYKGEELIAAGVQKNPNPAHSEFLLLNPPDDNTESPLTYLMNKGRDRCVVFYTLNSPCIQTCLRGKYNIIPGVNKLKRYKGMKAFVFSNIWTNDQGQDKKEVLKEKLKLIADRVPLFRCKVNNPCVLCGKPGSKEINEMCLNP; via the exons ATG GTTTTCACACTGTTGCAGAGGGCAATTCTTGTTCACTTTCTGCTTCCTCTTTGTACTGAAAGTGTGAAGGGCGAGATTGTGAATATTGACACTCTTGGCCGCATTAAAACTTTTCTTCATGAGAA TTATGAAATAGGCCAGTATGCAGCAGCCATCAATGTCCCAAAGGAGCAGTGTCAGGTGAATTTCAGTCCCTCAACCGACACGTTTCTGAAAGATGACAAAggagaaaatgtgaaaaacattATAAAAGGTGATGAATATCCTGTCTACAAAGGCGAAGAGCTCATTGCTGCAGGGGTTCAGAAGAATCCAAATCCTGCTCATTCAGAATTTCTGCTTTTGAATCCTCCAGATGATAATACTGAATCCCCTTTGACATATTTGATGAATAAGGGAAGGGACAGATGTGTTGTTTTCTACACCTTAAACTCTCCCTGTATTCAAACCTGTCTCAGAGGAAAGTATAACATTATACCAGgtgttaataaattaaaaaggTACAAGGGAATGAAAGCCTTTGTTTTCTCAAATATCTGGACAAATGACCAGGGCCAGGACAAAAAAGAGGTCCTGAAAGAAAAACTGAAGCTGATTGCAGATAGAGTTCCACTTTTCCGCTGCAAGGTCAACAACCCTTGTGTGCTTTGTGGAAAACCAGGGTCAAAGGAAATAAATGAGATGTGCTTGAATCCTTAA